TTCATTTGCCCATCCACACCGAGCTGGCCGGATCGGCCGCGACACTGGAACAGATCAGCTGCAATCGGGCGCAGCCCCAAGACGTGGCAGCACAGTTTCGGACCGGCCCCACGCCGCTTCATCCCTCGAACGGCACCTCCGTTGCGGCGCTTTACCTCGGCACGCTTCCCGAGACGCCCGGCCCGGCCAATCCTGCCCAACTCGGCTTCGCGGATCTGTTGGACGTCAACATCGTCATCGCAATCCCGCTCTTGCCGGACATCAAGATACCGGGCATCGCGATCCAGGCACGCTCGCACGTGAAAGTGGGGCAGTCCCGAACAGAAACGATCAGCTTCACGCACGAGGATGTGGCGAATGGCGCAACGTCCCGGACCTTTGGCTCGGGCAATCTACTCTCGTCCGCCGTGGGTGACCTGCTGTCGCCTGGCAAGTTGGAACTCCGTGTCAAGCCGGGGCAGGAAGGGCTGATCGCGGGTCTTGCGACGCCGTTGATCGACACATTGCTGACATTGCTGCCAGGCCGGCTGTTGTCGGGTGTGGCGTCCCCTGTTGATGGCGTGCTTGATGCCATCCTCGCTGCCACGGGCCTCGAACTCGGCGCGGGTGAGCTGACGCTGACGGGTCATCATTGCGAGCCGATCCGCCTGGTGCGCTAGATCGCAGCCGCTATGCCAGAACGGCAAAAGCCGGCCCATGTCGGACCGGCCTCTTCGGTGCAGCCTGCAAGAGGTTGGTCAGGCGGCGGATCTTGCACGACCGGCAAGCGGCAGCGCATCCTGGGTCATCACCTGTTTTTTATCGCTGCGCTGCTCTGTCGCCATCGAGCAGACTTCATCGGTCACAAAAGCGATCAGTTGGTACCGGGATTCGAGGCCCGACTTCTGATAGATGCGGCCCAGCTGTGATTTAACCGTCGCGATGGCGCAGCCGCGCATTTCCGCGATCTCGTTGTTCGAGAAACCCTTTGCGACGAAAATTGCGACATCCGCCTCGGCTTGTGACAATCCCCAATCGGGCGCATTGCGCAGGATAACGGTTTCCTTGGCCACAGGCTCGCCCGCTCCGGGGCTCAGCTTTTCCTTGCGCTGACGCTCCAGATAGGCCCGCAACTGGGTAAAGCTGAAATAGGCAACAGCGCCGGTCAGGCCGTAAAAGAGCACGAATAGCCCTGAAATCATCGCCAGGTCCGAAAAAAGGCTCAGCGTCGTGAAATGAACAACCACGTAGGTTTTCAACGTCGCAATTGCCCCAACAGCAAGAAGCCCGACGGCCCAGATGCGTGACATGTGAAATGCTCCAAATTGTTAACGATCCGCTTTGTTTCAAAATCGACAACAATTATGGCGACACTGTGTCACTTTTTACAAAAGTTTTAGCCCATTTCGTCAACTTCAAAGGTAAGCCGCCTGCTTGCTTGCGATGCGGGCCGTGGCGCGATCCTGATTTCCCCGCTGCGTTCGGTTTGAATGGGTCAGCCCGCGGGGCTGCTCATGCATGCGGAGACGTACGCCCGAATACGTGACGGCCACCGCTTGGCTGACGTCGACGGCCCGCATCCTGGCGTGCGCGAAACACGGCGATATATCTGCTAGAAACTTGTATTGCATAGATTTCTCACCTCCAAACTCTCGGTGATCTTCGTGGCGACCACGCTTGTCGCCTCCCCCGGAAAGGATCGATTGGCGGGCAGATCCGGCAGGCATAAGATGACGCTGACCTACCCCGTCTGAACGTGGCCGAGCCGTTGCATAACGCGCGCCATAAGCTTTGCCATTTGCCCGCCCTGCCGGCAGTCCCGAACGGCGCGCCAGCCGTTGCCGCCTGCCGCGGCTGCATGCTAGTGTCACGGTCAAAAGCGGGCGACGGACCCGAGGGGCAGGCATGACGGCACTCAGCGAATATCAGCGGCTCGAGGCATCGGGGCTGTGGCGGGCCGCGCCCGAGGATCAGCGCCGCGAAGTCGTCGTATCGGTCGGCAATGCAACGCTCGTCATCACGGACATGCGCGACCGGGTCCTGACCCATTGGTCCATACCCGCAGTCAACCGTGCCAATTCGGGCGTACTTCCGGCGATCTATCACCCCGATGGCGATAGCGGCGAAACTTTGGAACTAGCCGAGAGCGAGGGCCAGATGATCGATGCCATCGAAAAACTGCGCACGGGCATCGCGCGGCAAAGGCCGAAGCCCGGGCGCCTGCGTCTGGGCATGCTATTGGCCTCTGCGGCGATCATCGGAGGCCTCGCGATCTTCTGGCTGCCCGGCGCGGTGCGTGATCATGCGCTGCGGGTCGTGCCGCCGGTCAAGCGGGCACAGATCGGCGCAGCGCTGGAGCGCGAGATGCAGACCGTGACCGGCCCGCCCTGCCGCGCGCCGGGCGGCGTGCAATCGCTGGCCAAGCTGGCACAGCGCCTGCCCTCGACGCGGGGCACCGGCGGATTGCGGGTGGTGCGGGGCGGCGTTGACGGAACTGCGACCCTCCCGGGTGGCACGATCCTGATCCACCGCTCGCTGGTCGAGGATTACGAAGAGCCCGATGTGGTGGCGGGCTATGTCGTGGCCGAGCGTCTGCGCGCCCGCGCACATGATCCGCTGGGCCGCCTTTTGGATCACGCGGGGCTTGCCGCCGCGTTCCGCCTGCTGACAACGGGCGATCCCGGCGATGCCGCCCTGCGCAGCTATGCCGAATACCTGCTCGCCGATGCGCCGCTTCAGCCGATTTCGGACGCGGCCCTTCTGGAAGGGTTCAAGGCATGGTCGGTGCGCGCCGCACCCTACGCCTATGCCCGCGACGTGACGGGCGAAAGCACCCTGGCACTGATCGAGGCAGACCCCTTCGCCACCGAGGCTCCGCCCCCGGTGCTAAGCGACGGCGACTGGTTGCGCTTGCAGGGCATTTGCGGCGGCTGAGCGCGGCCCTTGCAAACCAAAGCGCCGGACCCTTTCGGACCCGGCGCCTTGCCATTCATGTTCAATTGATCAACGCAGGCGCGCGTTTCCGAAACCGGCGCCGCGCACCCGCGACAACGCGGTTTGCGCCGCGCCGTCGCTGACATAGGGACCGCTCAGAACCAGGCTATATCGCTGACCGCCGCGGGTCAGGCTGCCCAGACGCGCGGGCAGGCCCGCAGCGGCCAAACGCTGCGCCGCCTGTTGGGCCTGCGCGCGGCTGGAATAGACGCCCGCCTGCACATAGCTCTGACCGGCCGCATTGGTGGCGCGCGCCTTGGGCGCGGAGACCTTCGCCACCGGCTCAGCCGCAGGCTGGCGCGACTTGGTCGAGATGACGCCGCGCGGCTGCGCGTGGCCATAGGCTTGCGCGGTCGCGGGCGCGGTCATCGCGGCGCGTTGCTGCTCGTAACTGGTATAGGGATAGATCAAACCCGGATAGCTGCGCGACACGTCCCGCCCGCTATCGGTCAGGATCAGGCGCCTCGGAAGGGTCTGCGTCCACATCATGTCCATCTGCGCCTTGCCTGCGAAGGTCTGATGCGCGCGGTGCGGGTTCAGACGGCCGTCCATCCAGACGCGCTTGTAGCCTTCGGGGATGCTGACCCCTTGCGCCGCGCGGGCCTGCGATCGGGCCACGTGGCGCGGTGCAACGCGCGTGGTGACGGGATCAACCCGCACGACCTGCGGCTGCGCCGCCGAGCGCGGAACGGCGGGTGCCGTCACCGGCGCATAGGCCGGAACCGCGGTGGGGCGCGGTGCGGCCGTATAAGCAGGCGCCGTATATTGCGGCGCGGCCATCGCGCGGGGCGCGCTGCGAACGGCCTGAGTGCCGGGAACGCGTGTCACGTGATCTGCCGTTTGCGGGCCACAGCGCACGGCATAACCCGAAGCGGTGCCGCTATAGCGCGCCGAAACGCCGGTGGCGCCCGCACAGCCCTTGGGTGCCGCCCGAACCCGGCGAACCGGCGTGGCT
This portion of the Roseovarius nanhaiticus genome encodes:
- a CDS encoding helix-turn-helix transcriptional regulator → MSRIWAVGLLAVGAIATLKTYVVVHFTTLSLFSDLAMISGLFVLFYGLTGAVAYFSFTQLRAYLERQRKEKLSPGAGEPVAKETVILRNAPDWGLSQAEADVAIFVAKGFSNNEIAEMRGCAIATVKSQLGRIYQKSGLESRYQLIAFVTDEVCSMATEQRSDKKQVMTQDALPLAGRARSAA
- a CDS encoding SPOR domain-containing protein, with protein sequence MKLTRVLALAVIAASASLGIAQVEAQSLRDAGQPAEFPPSSYTGRQYVDSAGCVFVRAGIDGNITWVPRVTRARQTMCNQQPSLAAARAAEPAPAPAPVRRAQPQTEPQAQPQAQPPRQVATTAPQPVPQRVLRSTSAQSAKPQVRAVRRVPAPAPAAVPQPAPRPAQAQVAKAVPQPQATPVRRVRAAPKGCAGATGVSARYSGTASGYAVRCGPQTADHVTRVPGTQAVRSAPRAMAAPQYTAPAYTAAPRPTAVPAYAPVTAPAVPRSAAQPQVVRVDPVTTRVAPRHVARSQARAAQGVSIPEGYKRVWMDGRLNPHRAHQTFAGKAQMDMMWTQTLPRRLILTDSGRDVSRSYPGLIYPYTSYEQQRAAMTAPATAQAYGHAQPRGVISTKSRQPAAEPVAKVSAPKARATNAAGQSYVQAGVYSSRAQAQQAAQRLAAAGLPARLGSLTRGGQRYSLVLSGPYVSDGAAQTALSRVRGAGFGNARLR